From the genome of Corallococcus macrosporus DSM 14697:
CGCCCACCGGCAGTCCGCCGCCCACGTCCACGCGCACCCGGCCTTGCGTGTCCACGGCGTAGATGCGGCGCACGCCGCTGGCCTCGGCGATGCTTTCGAAGGTCCGGACGAAGTTGCGCCAGGTGCGGGTGCTCGCCACGTCGTCGCCGGGCTCGACGGTGAGCAGCCGCTCGCCGTGGACCTGGGTGGCGGTGGCGGCGGCGATGGCGCTGAGGCTGGTGCCCAGCTCCTCCTCCAGGATGATGCGCGCGAGCTGGTACACGGCGGTGCCCGCCACCGCGACGAACAGCAGCGTGGGGACGAGGAACGCCACCAGCAGCCGCGCGGAGAGCGAGCCCAACGCGTCACGCCATCGCGAAGTGTGTGGGGGAACGTGGGCCATGTCCGGGGCGGACTCTATCCGAGCCTCGCTTCTGTCGCGGGAGAGGGGCCTTCGCTCCGCTGCCTGCCTGGGTGGGGTTGCCTGCGTCTTTTCACAGGCGTAGGTTGTCCGTGGCGCCTCACGGCGCTGTCCCATGACCTCTGCTCGCTAACCCAGGCTTCCGTGACTGCCCTTGCCGCTCCGGCCGATGTGCCGTGGCGTTGACGTGGGCTGCTGTCCGGATGCGTGGGTCCCCGCTGTGTCCTTCAGTCGTTTCCTGAACCCGAATGACCGGCGCGCCTGCGCGCACGGCATGGAGAACACGTATGCGAAAGCTCAAGTACCACGTTGCCACCAGCGTCGACGGTTTCATCGCCCATGAGGACGATACGTATGGCGCCTTCATGCAGCCCCGCCTCATCCAGGACAGTGAGCACGTCACCGACTTCGTCGCGTCGCTGGCGACCTATTCGGCGGCGCTCATGGGCCGGCGCACCTACGAGGTCGGCCTCAAGGAAGGCGTGACGGACCCGTACACGAACCTGGAGACCTACGTCTTCAGCCGCACGATGAAGGAGAGCCCGAATCCACGGGTGAAGCTGGTGTCGGAGGACGCGGTGGGCGTGGTCCGCCGCCTGAAGGCCCAGGAGGGCGGTGACATCTACCTGTCCGGCGGCGGCGCGTTCGC
Proteins encoded in this window:
- a CDS encoding dihydrofolate reductase family protein, coding for MRKLKYHVATSVDGFIAHEDDTYGAFMQPRLIQDSEHVTDFVASLATYSAALMGRRTYEVGLKEGVTDPYTNLETYVFSRTMKESPNPRVKLVSEDAVGVVRRLKAQEGGDIYLSGGGAFAGLLFAEGLVDEVLLKMNPLILGAGIPLVSSLRQVVDLELKSTKVYGNGVVLLRYAVLPRPKA